From the genome of Pelobacter propionicus DSM 2379, one region includes:
- a CDS encoding putative cobaltochelatase, with protein MYGNVYPMAALVGQETLRQSLLIGAVNPAVGGILIRGEKGTAKSTAVRALAALLPEMDVVEGCEFSCDPDSPEFQCDDCRSRNGDFGIVKRRVKVVDLPLNATEDRVVGGLDFGRAIRQGKRFLAPGLLAEAHRGILYVDEVNLLDDHIVDIVLDAAASGENVLEREGLSFRHPSRFMLVGTMNPEEGELRPQLLDRFGLCVEVEAARSLEERVTLMLRRDAFDTDGAAFQQNYREPNERIARRIREARDLLPRVRMPRQLRGFIAELCVENNVAGHRADLVLEQAALGLSALEQRLEVTVDHITRVAPLVLAHRRRDAQAPPPPPPPPPRDQEQEQQEQQEQQEDERQQEQEREQSPDRQPEQAEGQEQREQREDRENRDDAGEEEEQSEQENSDMPHPPSQGEERESVFQVGATFKVKTIRSDKDRVVRRGSGRRSSTRVSRKQGRYVKSSYACSNNDIALDATLRAAAPHQLFRGTKEGMCVNLSDRDFRGKVREKRVGNFLLFVVDASGSMGARGRMAASKGAVMSLLLDAYQKRDRVGMISFRKNEAFVNLPPTTSVELAGKLLEEMPVGGRTPLSAAIAKSYEQLRGVLGRDPTARPIVIFITDGKSNVALGDGRPVDEAMGLARAMAVKEERARYIVVDTEEEGMVSFGLARRLADAMEAEYFRIDQLKAQSLVNIVKQRMD; from the coding sequence ATGTACGGAAACGTGTACCCGATGGCCGCTCTGGTGGGGCAGGAGACCCTCAGGCAGAGCCTTTTGATCGGCGCGGTCAATCCCGCCGTGGGGGGCATCCTGATCCGGGGGGAGAAGGGGACCGCCAAATCAACCGCCGTGCGCGCCCTGGCGGCCCTGCTGCCGGAGATGGACGTGGTGGAGGGATGCGAATTTTCCTGCGATCCGGACAGCCCCGAGTTCCAGTGCGATGACTGCCGTTCCCGCAACGGTGATTTCGGCATTGTCAAACGTCGGGTCAAGGTGGTCGACCTCCCCCTGAACGCCACGGAGGACCGTGTGGTGGGGGGGCTTGACTTCGGCAGGGCCATCCGTCAGGGGAAACGCTTCCTGGCGCCCGGACTGCTGGCCGAGGCCCATCGCGGCATCCTCTACGTGGACGAGGTCAACCTGCTGGACGATCATATCGTGGATATCGTCCTGGATGCAGCCGCATCGGGCGAAAACGTCCTGGAACGGGAGGGGCTGTCGTTTCGCCATCCGTCCCGGTTCATGCTGGTGGGAACCATGAACCCGGAGGAGGGGGAGCTGAGGCCGCAGCTCCTGGACCGTTTCGGGCTCTGCGTGGAGGTGGAAGCGGCCCGGAGTCTGGAGGAGCGGGTCACCCTGATGCTGCGGCGGGACGCCTTCGATACTGACGGCGCGGCCTTTCAGCAAAACTACCGTGAGCCCAACGAACGGATAGCCCGGCGGATCAGGGAGGCGCGCGACCTGCTCCCCCGGGTCCGCATGCCCAGACAGCTGCGCGGCTTCATCGCCGAGTTGTGCGTCGAGAACAACGTGGCCGGCCACCGGGCCGATCTGGTCCTGGAACAGGCTGCCCTGGGGCTGTCGGCCCTGGAACAGAGGCTGGAGGTGACGGTCGACCATATCACCAGGGTGGCGCCGCTGGTGCTGGCCCACCGCAGACGGGACGCCCAGGCGCCTCCCCCCCCTCCACCGCCGCCTCCCCGGGATCAAGAGCAGGAACAACAGGAACAACAGGAACAACAGGAGGACGAACGGCAGCAGGAACAGGAGCGGGAACAGAGCCCGGATCGGCAGCCTGAACAGGCTGAGGGGCAGGAACAACGGGAACAGAGGGAGGATCGGGAAAACCGGGATGATGCCGGGGAGGAAGAAGAGCAGTCCGAACAGGAGAACAGCGACATGCCGCACCCTCCTTCTCAAGGGGAAGAGCGGGAGAGCGTCTTCCAGGTAGGCGCGACCTTCAAGGTCAAGACCATCAGGAGCGACAAGGACCGCGTCGTCCGCAGGGGGTCGGGCCGGCGCTCCAGCACCCGCGTGAGCCGGAAACAGGGGCGCTACGTGAAGAGCAGTTATGCCTGCTCCAACAATGACATCGCCCTGGACGCCACCCTGCGGGCCGCCGCTCCCCACCAGCTGTTCAGGGGCACGAAGGAGGGAATGTGCGTCAACCTGAGCGACCGGGATTTCCGGGGCAAGGTGCGCGAGAAACGGGTCGGCAACTTCCTCCTGTTCGTGGTGGATGCCAGCGGCTCCATGGGCGCCAGGGGGCGCATGGCCGCATCCAAGGGGGCGGTGATGTCGCTGCTTCTGGACGCCTATCAGAAGCGCGACCGGGTGGGGATGATCTCCTTCAGGAAGAACGAGGCGTTCGTCAACCTGCCCCCCACGACCTCGGTGGAGCTGGCCGGCAAGCTGCTGGAGGAGATGCCGGTGGGGGGGCGCACCCCGCTGTCGGCGGCTATCGCCAAGAGCTATGAACAGCTGCGCGGCGTGCTGGGCAGGGATCCGACGGCGCGGCCGATCGTCATCTTCATCACCGACGGCAAGAGCAACGTGGCCCTGGGGGACGGCAGGCCGGTGGACGAAGCCATGGGACTGGCCCGGGCCATGGCAGTGAAGGAGGAGCGGGCGCGCTACATCGTGGTTGATACGGAGGAAGAGGGCATGGTCTCCTTCGGGCTGGCCCGCAGGCTGGCCGATGCCATGGAGGCCGAGTACTTCAGGATCGATCAGCTGAAGGCCCAGAGCCTGGTGAATATCGTCAAGCAGCGGATGGACTGA
- a CDS encoding ATP-binding protein, whose amino-acid sequence MKKTPMYPFAAIVGQEKMKLALILNIITPGLSGVLIRGEKGTAKSTAVRALADILPEIEVYKDDPFQLSPSDEGETGRAIRAMLNPRAGEQAEPPRTVKRKIRVVELPVGATEDRVVGTMDMEHALKKGEKRIEPGILAAAHRGILYVDEVNLLDDHVVDVLLDSAAMGVNTIEREGVSFSHPARFTLVGTMNPEEGELRPQLLDRFGLCVNIEGIRSANDRVAIMERRAAFENDPEAFVEQWSNESRALGEKILAAQELYPGVTVDRALLYEIAQYCLDVGVDGHRGDIIILKTARTLAAYDGRSQVESADIQAAAELALPHRVRRQPLMDIADNVQALRGKGR is encoded by the coding sequence ATGAAGAAAACCCCGATGTATCCCTTTGCGGCCATTGTGGGCCAGGAAAAGATGAAGCTGGCCCTGATCCTGAACATCATCACCCCCGGGCTCTCCGGGGTACTGATCAGGGGGGAGAAGGGCACGGCGAAGTCCACCGCGGTGCGGGCCCTGGCGGATATCCTCCCGGAGATAGAGGTGTACAAAGACGACCCCTTCCAGCTCTCCCCCAGCGATGAGGGCGAGACCGGCCGCGCCATCAGGGCGATGCTCAATCCCCGGGCTGGCGAGCAGGCCGAACCGCCCAGGACGGTCAAACGCAAGATCCGCGTGGTGGAGTTGCCGGTGGGCGCCACCGAGGACCGGGTGGTGGGAACCATGGACATGGAGCATGCCCTCAAGAAGGGGGAGAAGCGGATCGAACCGGGGATCCTGGCCGCGGCCCATCGCGGCATCCTCTACGTGGACGAGGTCAACCTGCTGGACGACCATGTAGTGGATGTGCTGCTGGACTCGGCCGCCATGGGGGTGAACACCATCGAGCGCGAGGGGGTCTCCTTCTCCCACCCGGCCCGCTTTACCCTGGTGGGAACAATGAATCCCGAAGAGGGGGAGCTGCGTCCCCAGTTGCTGGACCGGTTCGGGCTCTGTGTGAACATCGAGGGGATCCGCTCGGCCAACGACCGCGTGGCCATCATGGAGCGCCGGGCAGCCTTCGAAAACGACCCCGAGGCGTTTGTCGAACAGTGGTCCAACGAGTCCCGGGCCCTGGGAGAAAAGATCCTCGCGGCACAGGAGCTGTACCCCGGGGTGACCGTGGATAGGGCGCTTCTGTACGAGATCGCCCAGTACTGCCTCGACGTGGGGGTGGACGGCCATCGCGGTGACATCATCATCCTCAAGACAGCCAGGACCCTGGCCGCCTATGACGGCAGGAGCCAGGTGGAATCGGCTGATATCCAGGCCGCGGCGGAGTTGGCCCTGCCCCACCGCGTGCGCCGCCAGCCGCTGATGGATATCGCCGACAACGTTCAGGCCCTGCGTGGGAAGGGGAGATAG
- a CDS encoding ABC transporter ATP-binding protein has product MIRIEELQKSYGAVKALDGVTLHIGEGELFAYLGPNGAGKTTTIRILNGLTRKGGGRVRLNGFDIDHESRQAKRQCGFVPQHLNLDSELTVRENMDIHGRLFDMSGAARRRRTDELLEYVELGDRWDSPVKQLSGGLKRRLMIARALMHEPRILFLDEPTVGLDAGIRRRIWALVKRVQQDGTTIFLTTHYIEEAEFLAGRVAFLDQGRVVAVDTPASFMERLGQWAVDHLEEEGIRTAYFHDNDEAKAYAESLPNEFSLRRVNLEDAFLAQTGKKVKP; this is encoded by the coding sequence GTGATACGGATCGAAGAGCTGCAGAAGAGCTACGGTGCCGTCAAGGCCCTGGACGGCGTCACCCTGCATATCGGGGAGGGGGAACTGTTCGCCTACCTGGGGCCAAACGGCGCGGGGAAGACCACCACCATCCGCATCCTGAACGGCCTGACCCGTAAGGGTGGGGGGCGGGTGAGGCTGAACGGCTTCGACATCGACCATGAGTCCCGGCAGGCCAAGCGCCAGTGCGGGTTCGTCCCCCAGCACCTGAACCTGGACAGCGAGTTGACCGTCCGGGAGAACATGGATATCCACGGCCGGCTGTTCGACATGAGCGGCGCGGCGCGGCGGCGCAGGACGGATGAACTGCTGGAGTACGTGGAACTTGGCGACCGGTGGGATTCCCCGGTGAAACAGCTCTCCGGAGGGCTGAAACGGCGGCTGATGATCGCCCGGGCCCTGATGCATGAGCCGCGCATCCTGTTCCTGGACGAGCCGACCGTTGGTCTGGACGCCGGCATCAGGCGCAGGATCTGGGCCCTGGTCAAGAGGGTGCAGCAGGACGGCACCACCATTTTCCTGACCACCCATTACATCGAAGAGGCGGAATTTCTTGCCGGGCGGGTGGCCTTCCTGGACCAGGGGCGGGTGGTGGCCGTGGATACCCCGGCATCCTTTATGGAGCGGCTGGGGCAGTGGGCCGTGGACCATCTGGAGGAAGAGGGGATCCGCACCGCCTATTTCCATGACAACGACGAGGCAAAGGCGTACGCGGAGAGCCTCCCCAACGAGTTCTCCCTCCGCAGGGTCAACCTGGAGGATGCTTTCCTGGCGCAGACCGGAAAGAAGGTGAAGCCATGA
- a CDS encoding ABC transporter permease — protein MNGLIAVYYRELLILRRRLKRQLAGMAVSPLLYLVAFGYAMGGGMIVQGRPYLEFLIPGLIAMNGMNQAFGIATEINVARFYWFIFEEFQSAPIGNAAYVAGEVLAGMTRALIGALVVICLCLPFGLSLHFGGWFWLAVLCNSFVFASLAVTMAMLVKSHADQSLVTSFVITPMAFLGGTFFPIDRMPLWAQKLLYFLPLTHASGAIRTSAFGGTPSAVSYLIMLGVGIVFFFAALNSVNQARD, from the coding sequence ATGAACGGGCTGATCGCGGTCTATTACAGGGAACTGCTGATCTTGCGGCGTCGTTTGAAGCGGCAACTGGCCGGCATGGCGGTCTCGCCGCTCCTCTACCTGGTGGCGTTCGGCTATGCCATGGGGGGCGGCATGATCGTCCAGGGGCGTCCCTACCTGGAGTTCCTGATTCCCGGCCTGATCGCCATGAACGGCATGAACCAGGCCTTCGGCATTGCCACGGAGATCAACGTGGCCCGTTTTTACTGGTTCATCTTCGAGGAGTTCCAGTCAGCTCCCATTGGTAACGCCGCCTATGTGGCGGGCGAGGTATTGGCCGGCATGACCCGGGCCCTGATCGGCGCCCTGGTGGTGATCTGCCTCTGTCTCCCCTTCGGCCTCTCGCTGCATTTCGGCGGGTGGTTCTGGCTGGCGGTGCTCTGCAACAGCTTTGTCTTCGCCTCCCTGGCCGTAACCATGGCCATGCTGGTCAAGTCCCATGCCGACCAGAGCCTGGTCACCAGCTTCGTGATCACCCCCATGGCCTTCCTGGGGGGGACCTTCTTTCCCATCGACCGGATGCCGCTCTGGGCGCAGAAACTGCTTTATTTCCTCCCCCTGACCCATGCCTCCGGCGCCATCCGGACCAGCGCCTTCGGCGGAACCCCCTCCGCGGTCTCCTACCTGATCATGCTGGGGGTGGGGATTGTCTTCTTCTTCGCCGCCCTGAACTCGGTGAACCAGGCCAGGGACTGA
- a CDS encoding adenosylcobinamide amidohydrolase yields the protein MLIETCYDGVEIHREDRIIYARFLLPHQVLSTCRAAGGMRDDLEYVYNHQSCEPSGHHHGVAMKLAREPERYRKLICDRHGLPHDVCATLGTAANMKNACIETARFRDISVVVVCTGGVEGNAGRAGDPASVFETPDGFEKLPASGEVPPAGTINMMLFINKPLVPGAMARVIVTATEAKSAVLQELAVHSLYSDGLATGTGTDQIAVCAAQTGGPPLTSAGKHSKLGELIGRAVHGAVKGTLALQNGLTPAGQCSSVIHLRRFGMDRAEIQDAICSFLTPEQAGLLRHSFMPIERDPATVAAVAALAHLKDKFSWGVLPAGCWKEVISAAAAQVACAVSGNHGRMPAYMGTLSAFADGDFPVLACRALALGFEEKWHETERTDD from the coding sequence ATGCTGATCGAAACCTGTTACGACGGCGTGGAGATCCACCGGGAGGACCGGATCATCTACGCCAGATTCCTGCTGCCGCACCAGGTGCTCTCCACCTGCCGGGCAGCCGGCGGCATGCGGGACGACCTGGAGTATGTCTACAACCACCAGAGCTGCGAGCCCTCGGGGCATCACCACGGGGTGGCCATGAAGCTGGCCAGGGAGCCGGAGCGCTACCGCAAGCTGATCTGCGACCGCCACGGCCTGCCCCACGATGTCTGCGCCACCCTGGGCACGGCGGCCAACATGAAGAACGCCTGCATCGAGACCGCCAGGTTCCGTGACATCTCCGTCGTGGTGGTCTGCACCGGCGGAGTGGAGGGGAACGCGGGACGGGCCGGTGATCCGGCCTCGGTGTTCGAGACGCCGGACGGCTTCGAGAAACTGCCCGCTTCCGGTGAGGTCCCGCCGGCAGGAACCATTAACATGATGCTCTTCATCAACAAACCGCTGGTACCGGGGGCCATGGCCAGGGTGATCGTGACCGCCACCGAGGCGAAGAGCGCCGTGCTGCAGGAGCTGGCGGTGCATTCGCTCTACTCCGACGGCCTGGCCACCGGCACCGGCACCGATCAGATCGCCGTCTGCGCGGCCCAGACAGGCGGGCCGCCTCTGACCAGCGCCGGAAAGCACTCAAAACTGGGGGAGCTGATCGGCCGGGCGGTGCATGGCGCGGTCAAGGGGACCCTGGCGCTGCAGAACGGATTGACTCCGGCCGGTCAGTGCTCGTCCGTGATCCACCTGAGGCGCTTCGGCATGGATCGCGCCGAGATCCAGGATGCCATCTGCTCCTTTCTGACACCGGAACAGGCCGGGCTGTTGCGGCACAGCTTCATGCCCATCGAGCGTGATCCGGCCACGGTGGCGGCGGTCGCCGCCCTGGCGCATCTCAAGGACAAGTTCAGCTGGGGGGTGCTCCCCGCCGGCTGCTGGAAAGAGGTGATCAGCGCCGCCGCGGCCCAGGTGGCCTGCGCGGTGAGCGGCAACCACGGCCGCATGCCGGCCTATATGGGGACCCTGTCAGCCTTTGCCGACGGTGATTTCCCGGTGCTTGCCTGCCGTGCCCTGGCATTGGGGTTTGAGGAGAAATGGCATGAAACGGAACGTACGGATGATTGA
- a CDS encoding TonB-dependent receptor plug domain-containing protein — protein MKQWYLYAAVLGALVLSRPAVSPAMEQTETAETAEEKRSNLARKKEADAKLDEIVVTATRTAESRKDIPASVHVINEETIKSSSAKDVGELLAEAGIGHVHKYNMALATRIEIRGLTTDSSNEVGNRIMVLVNGNRAGTSNIAKIPVADIERVEVVKGPASVVYGSQAMGGVINIITKKGKGELSGSILAEGGSWGYWKTAAELGGTKHNVDFYATASKSEAKDFSSPGHGRIENTHYDTEDLSTRLGYTFLKDHRIAVGFQHWETEHGSPGYWWKPELKNHNDKERNAIDVEYANSTLTAKYYLTLNKDTYNYPSSTPYYQYFSRTRSQGASLQNVFPIGNHRILVGAEWARIELESRRTDGKKLNSPDTRNDNYAVFTEGKLDLFSNRLILTAGMRYDYFDNSMLATANAINATEDVSKTMDHLTFRGGVVYKVNDALSLRGSVGTAFRAPAPLEIAADYNSTGTKHVVGNPDLKPEKSITYEAGIDFNYKELKSSFAFFHTDFSDKIYQYRVSGIDWSYKNVPGAIIQGVEMDVSYDMGWLTGLDMVFQPYANVTYKTRYESSDPAEIAATKSSRLLYIPEWTGAFGIRAARENWEGRMVFNYQGTERILSYENNANGEYTDKGGFLTASIKGSYRPVKSLELSLAVNNLFDRRYEYVNGYAMAGRTFIGGAKWLF, from the coding sequence ATGAAGCAGTGGTACCTGTATGCGGCCGTTCTGGGCGCGCTTGTGTTGTCCCGTCCGGCCGTGTCGCCGGCGATGGAGCAGACGGAGACAGCGGAGACGGCGGAGGAGAAACGGAGCAACCTGGCCAGGAAGAAGGAGGCCGATGCCAAGCTGGACGAGATCGTGGTCACGGCCACGAGGACGGCGGAGTCCAGAAAGGACATCCCGGCGTCGGTTCACGTTATCAACGAGGAGACCATCAAGAGCTCTTCGGCCAAGGACGTGGGGGAGCTGCTGGCCGAGGCCGGCATCGGCCATGTGCACAAGTACAACATGGCCCTTGCCACCAGGATCGAGATCCGTGGCCTGACCACCGACTCCAGCAACGAGGTGGGCAACCGGATCATGGTGCTGGTGAACGGTAACCGGGCCGGCACCTCCAACATCGCCAAGATCCCGGTGGCGGATATCGAGCGGGTGGAGGTAGTCAAGGGACCCGCCTCGGTGGTCTACGGCTCCCAGGCCATGGGGGGGGTGATCAACATCATCACCAAGAAGGGGAAGGGGGAGCTGAGCGGCTCGATCCTGGCCGAAGGGGGCTCCTGGGGCTACTGGAAAACCGCGGCCGAACTGGGGGGGACCAAACACAACGTGGATTTTTACGCCACTGCCAGCAAGTCCGAGGCCAAGGATTTCAGCAGCCCCGGCCATGGCCGCATCGAAAACACCCATTACGATACCGAGGATCTCAGTACGCGTCTCGGCTATACCTTCCTGAAGGATCACCGCATCGCCGTCGGCTTTCAACACTGGGAGACGGAACACGGTTCTCCCGGTTACTGGTGGAAACCGGAGCTGAAGAACCACAACGACAAGGAGCGTAACGCCATCGACGTGGAGTACGCCAACTCCACCCTGACGGCCAAGTACTACCTGACCCTGAACAAGGATACCTACAACTATCCCAGCAGCACCCCCTACTACCAGTATTTCAGTCGTACCCGCTCCCAGGGGGCCAGCCTGCAGAACGTGTTTCCCATCGGCAACCACCGTATCCTGGTGGGCGCTGAATGGGCCAGGATCGAGCTGGAGTCCCGCAGGACCGACGGGAAAAAGTTGAACAGCCCGGACACCAGAAACGACAACTACGCCGTGTTCACCGAGGGAAAACTCGACCTGTTCTCCAACCGGCTGATACTGACTGCCGGCATGCGCTACGACTACTTCGACAACAGCATGCTGGCCACGGCAAACGCGATCAACGCCACGGAGGATGTCTCCAAGACCATGGATCACCTGACCTTCAGGGGGGGGGTCGTGTACAAGGTCAACGACGCGCTCAGCCTGAGGGGGAGCGTCGGCACCGCCTTCCGCGCCCCGGCGCCCCTGGAGATCGCGGCTGATTACAACTCCACCGGAACCAAGCATGTGGTGGGCAATCCGGATCTCAAGCCGGAGAAGAGCATCACCTACGAGGCGGGTATTGACTTCAACTACAAGGAGTTGAAGAGCAGCTTCGCCTTCTTCCACACCGACTTCAGCGACAAGATCTACCAGTACCGGGTCAGCGGCATCGACTGGAGTTACAAGAACGTTCCCGGCGCCATCATCCAGGGGGTGGAGATGGATGTCTCCTACGACATGGGGTGGCTGACCGGACTCGACATGGTGTTTCAGCCGTACGCCAACGTGACCTACAAAACCAGGTACGAGTCCAGCGACCCGGCGGAGATAGCCGCGACCAAGAGCAGCCGGCTGCTGTACATCCCGGAGTGGACCGGGGCCTTCGGCATCCGTGCCGCCCGGGAGAACTGGGAGGGGCGGATGGTGTTCAACTACCAGGGAACCGAACGCATCCTCAGCTATGAGAACAACGCCAACGGCGAGTACACCGACAAGGGGGGCTTTTTGACCGCCAGCATCAAGGGAAGCTACCGGCCGGTCAAGTCCCTCGAACTCTCCCTGGCGGTCAACAACCTGTTCGACCGCAGGTACGAGTACGTCAACGGCTATGCCATGGCCGGAAGGACGTTCATCGGCGGCGCCAAGTGGCTGTTCTGA
- a CDS encoding sirohydrochlorin chelatase, whose product MKTAVLLMAHGSRIAEANNDARYIADMIRGMSGHDIVEVAFREMHEPNIQQGVDICVAKGAERILMMPYFLFMGAHVLKDLPEEIEAARNRYPFLELEMGRHLGVHPKLAELQLERVRESLGRLGWN is encoded by the coding sequence ATGAAAACAGCGGTATTACTGATGGCGCACGGCAGCCGGATAGCCGAGGCGAACAATGATGCGCGTTATATCGCGGATATGATCCGCGGGATGAGCGGCCATGACATCGTCGAGGTCGCCTTTCGGGAGATGCACGAACCGAACATCCAGCAGGGGGTTGATATCTGCGTGGCCAAGGGGGCCGAACGGATACTGATGATGCCCTACTTCCTGTTCATGGGCGCCCACGTCCTGAAAGACCTGCCGGAGGAGATCGAGGCGGCCCGGAACCGGTACCCCTTCCTTGAGCTTGAGATGGGGCGGCATCTGGGGGTGCATCCCAAGCTGGCCGAGCTGCAACTGGAGCGTGTTCGGGAATCCCTGGGACGGCTGGGGTGGAATTGA
- a CDS encoding precorrin-8X methylmutase has translation MDSLQMKPEEIERESFRIIDAEAGEHGWPADEWQVVRRVIHTSADFEYVRSLVMSDNCVREGCEALRAGYGIVTDTRMALSGISRARISRFGNRVVCHVSDDDVAGEARERGITRSVAAMRKAVRDERNRIFVIGNAPTALFELVRLIRAGKAEPALIVGLPVGFVGAAESHEALVSAGLDIPFITNIGRKGGSNVAAAVINALAVLAAPCPCL, from the coding sequence ATGGATTCATTGCAGATGAAACCTGAAGAGATCGAACGGGAATCGTTCCGCATCATCGACGCCGAGGCCGGGGAACACGGCTGGCCCGCGGACGAGTGGCAGGTGGTGCGCAGGGTCATCCATACCAGCGCCGACTTCGAATACGTGAGATCTCTGGTGATGTCCGACAACTGTGTCCGGGAGGGGTGCGAGGCGCTGAGAGCGGGGTACGGCATCGTAACCGATACCAGGATGGCTCTCTCCGGCATCAGCAGGGCCAGGATCAGCCGCTTCGGAAACAGGGTCGTCTGTCATGTCTCCGATGATGATGTGGCCGGGGAGGCACGGGAACGAGGGATCACCCGGTCGGTGGCGGCCATGCGCAAAGCGGTCCGGGACGAACGCAACCGCATCTTCGTCATCGGCAACGCCCCCACGGCCCTGTTCGAACTGGTGCGCCTGATCCGTGCCGGCAAGGCTGAGCCTGCCCTGATCGTCGGCCTGCCGGTCGGTTTCGTGGGGGCCGCGGAGAGCCACGAGGCCCTGGTCTCGGCCGGGCTGGATATCCCCTTCATCACCAACATCGGCAGGAAAGGGGGCTCCAACGTGGCCGCAGCGGTGATCAACGCCCTGGCCGTGCTGGCCGCGCCGTGTCCCTGCCTCTGA
- a CDS encoding radical SAM/SPASM domain-containing protein: MPTIRYLVLGLTTRCNLSCAYCYHAGLERGMDMSPEVARTALDLVALGEGPLHVQLSGGEPTLAREMVRYVVAEIRRLKRPCTVGIQTNATLLDEDLVRFLGEHGVQVGVSLDGPPAIQQRLRGEADKALLGLTLLEKMGVPFRVTTVVGSENCGQLSRLGLMLAGFRCARGIGLDLLVARGGGCSGGMELPDPRILEQEVGSLVRLLAAVNGRRSVPLRLRELDLVGKALSGKRGKGWFCHACLGESLAVHPDGRLYPCGQTLGDDRFEAGSLSHPRLSRLRWNDPRPLGSPDCPGCPLEGSCPGECPSRLYYNRSSRPDLACAVYRGCLAALEGEGRQAVSL, translated from the coding sequence ATGCCCACGATCAGGTACCTGGTGCTTGGGCTGACCACGCGCTGCAACCTCTCCTGCGCCTATTGCTACCATGCCGGGCTGGAGCGGGGGATGGACATGTCCCCCGAGGTGGCGCGGACGGCCCTGGACCTGGTAGCCCTCGGGGAGGGGCCGCTGCATGTCCAGCTGAGCGGCGGCGAACCGACGCTGGCGCGGGAGATGGTCCGATATGTGGTCGCGGAGATTCGCCGGTTGAAACGCCCCTGCACGGTCGGCATCCAGACCAACGCCACCCTGCTGGACGAGGACCTGGTCCGTTTCCTGGGGGAGCATGGGGTGCAGGTGGGGGTCAGCCTGGATGGTCCTCCCGCGATCCAGCAAAGGCTGAGGGGGGAGGCTGATAAGGCCCTGCTCGGCCTCACACTGCTGGAAAAGATGGGGGTCCCCTTCCGGGTGACGACGGTGGTCGGTTCCGAGAACTGTGGGCAATTGTCACGTCTGGGGCTGATGCTGGCCGGGTTCCGCTGCGCGCGCGGCATCGGGCTGGACCTGCTGGTGGCGCGGGGGGGAGGCTGTTCCGGGGGGATGGAGCTGCCCGATCCCCGGATCCTGGAACAGGAGGTGGGGTCCCTGGTGCGACTGCTCGCCGCGGTGAACGGCCGGCGGAGCGTTCCCCTGCGGCTGCGCGAGCTGGATCTGGTCGGAAAAGCTCTGTCGGGAAAGAGGGGAAAAGGGTGGTTCTGCCATGCCTGTCTCGGCGAGAGCCTGGCGGTCCACCCCGACGGCCGGCTCTACCCCTGCGGCCAGACCCTGGGGGACGACCGTTTCGAAGCAGGCAGCCTGTCTCACCCCCGCCTGAGCCGACTGCGCTGGAATGATCCGCGGCCCCTGGGGTCGCCGGACTGTCCCGGCTGTCCCCTGGAAGGGAGCTGTCCGGGGGAGTGCCCCTCCAGGCTGTACTACAACCGCTCCTCCCGTCCCGATCTGGCCTGCGCCGTCTATCGCGGCTGCCTCGCCGCCCTGGAGGGGGAGGGGCGGCAAGCCGTGTCCTTATGA
- a CDS encoding transposase gives MKYDSAIHHRRSIRLQGYDYTQAGAYFVTVCARNRECLFGGIVNGDMRLNDAGRIVADSWEWLAEQYDHVSLDEYVVMPNHAHGIIVITDDCRGGSRTAPTGIRKPIGRLVGAFKTVSTKGINELCETAGRKLWQRNYWEHIVRNEPELNRIREYIHNNPAQWELDSLNVGKGGSRTASKEIREPITEYGVEAWMV, from the coding sequence ATGAAATACGATTCTGCCATTCATCACCGCCGTTCCATTCGATTGCAGGGATACGATTATACCCAGGCCGGGGCCTATTTCGTCACCGTCTGCGCCCGGAACCGGGAATGCCTGTTCGGGGGTATTGTGAATGGGGACATGCGGTTGAATGATGCGGGTCGGATTGTTGCCGATTCATGGGAATGGTTGGCGGAACAATATGACCATGTTTCGTTGGATGAATATGTCGTCATGCCGAATCATGCACATGGAATTATCGTAATCACCGACGATTGTAGGGGCGGTTCGCGAACCGCCCCTACGGGGATACGCAAACCCATTGGTCGATTAGTCGGCGCGTTTAAAACGGTATCTACCAAAGGTATCAATGAATTATGCGAAACCGCCGGCAGAAAATTATGGCAACGCAATTATTGGGAACACATCGTCCGCAATGAACCGGAATTGAACCGCATTCGTGAATACATCCATAACAATCCCGCGCAATGGGAATTGGATTCATTGAATGTGGGCAAGGGCGGTTCGCGAACCGCCTCTAAAGAAATCCGGGAACCAATAACCGAATATGGTGTGGAGGCATGGATGGTATGA